The genomic segment AGGAGGTCGTTGATCTGGGAACGCTGTCGGCGGCTGCGCAACGCCAACGGTTTTTCGAGTTATGGACGCTCAAGGAAGCTTACATAAAGGCGCGTGGCATGGGGCTAGCCATACCTCTGGACCAGTTCGGCTTTCGTTTCGACGCTAGCGACCGCCTTGCCATGTGGATGCATCCGGATCTCGGCGACTGCCCGTCCCGTTGGCATCACTGGCAGATCCGGATTGCCTCGGACTACCTTGTTGCCATCTGCGCAGAACATCGGGCAGCGACTCCTTTTCCCAGCATCAGCGCGACCAGGACCATTCCGCTGGTCAGCGAAGAACACATCGGCCACGTGCAGTTGCGGACTTTGAATCTTGATCCAGCCTTGGAGAGCCTCCCTCGGACTGGAGCAAAGAAGCAGGGGAGGTGATACTCGAAGCCTGCGTATCGTTACTTCGCATAGTTCCTATGCAAAAGCAGCGCTTTTTTCTTTGGCAGCGTTACTTTTAAGTGCTTGATTTTCGGACTTTTTCTTGCCAACTTCCGTGTCGCTTTATGAGCATCGTAAAGTATTGCAGAAGATGCGTTTTTGCAAATTACGGAAACCGCATGAAGTATGTTTCGCGCCGGGCGAAGTAATAATTGGGCTTGAGTGCTGTACTGGTGCGCCCTGATGGCTTTGTTGCATGGGCTTCTGGCAGCGAACCTGATGAACATGTAATCCGGCCAGCGGTTGTTCTTTGGTTTGCTCGATAGCTGGAACTCCAATAGTATCTAATTCTCCTGGGCAATGGGCCGGGTTCCTCGAAACGAAATGATTCATTTATATCAATTAGAAATTTTTGAATTGAATAGTAATGTTTGACGGGCAAGCGGCTAAATCGTTACCAGAGTGGGGGCAGACCCGCTGCGAACTGGTTTAATTCTTTGTAAGTAGAAGTGTTGCTTGCGGTCACGATCCGCTTTTGCCTGAATATTGCTTGACAAATCGACCCTGGTTGCACTTTATTCGCTTTCAGCCATCGACTTACGCTCGCTGCTCGTGTATCCTTCGCAGTCTTTTCTCAAGGGTTTGCGCTTGTCAGATGTCATGACAACAGGCTCTTGCTCAGCAAGTATTCCCAAAGCAACATTACAACGGTCGCCGAAGGCCGCCAACGTCAACATGTGAGGACGCATGAAGGATTATTACGCCGTTCTCGGCATAGACAGTGACGCGTCGACCAGCGCACTAAAGAACGCCTATCGCAAGAAAGCGTCAGAGTTTCACCCCGATAGAAATACCTCGCCTTCGGCGCCTGCGCAGTTCCGCGAAGTGCAGGAAGCTTACGACTTGCTGTCGGATGCGGTGAAACGACAAGATTACGATGAAAACCGGCGCCGGAGCCTGCTGGAAAATCCGCTGGAAACGGCCGAACAAATCTGGACCACTTATATGAACAAGGTTTTGCAATGATGCTTTCCCAGTTTTTTGAAGACTTGACCAAGGCCTACCAGGCCGAAATTGAAGACCTGCAAAGTGATTCCGAGGGTAACGATATCCTGACTTCGCGCCTGAAAAGCAAGCGCTCCCAGTTTGCCTTGATGATGCCGATGATCGACACCGATCCGGAAATGGTCGCGGTCGCCTTTCACGGCGGTATCGATTTCACCAATCCGCAGACGTTGATGATGCTGCTAGGCGATGAGCCGGAAGAATTTCCATCATGGGCAGATGTCGCCGATGCCGTGCAGTTCGAGTCGTGGGCGCAAAAGCTGGCGGACATCGCCTTGCAAGAGGCCGGTGGCGAGCGTTTTCTGATCACGGCGGTCTGCCTTGAATACCTGCATGAAAAAAGCAACGGCAACTACAACGGTGCTTACGGAAGCTCTGCTGCGGACGATCAGTCGGACGACGCGGTTGAAGGCGTGGAGCGCGACGACGATGACAATGACAGCGGCGATCTGGAAACAGAAGGCGCTGATTGGCTCGCCGAACAGGGTTTCGAGCGTCTCGGCTAATCCTTCCTCTCCGCCGCAGGATATTTTTAGATTTTTTTTGACACAGTGATTCCATGACAAACGCGCTCGTAGTGAAAGCAGCAAACCTGATCCGCAATGGTGACATCGCCGGTGCTGAATATGCACTGGTCAGCCTTGCTGAAACCGAGGGCGATTACGCTCTGGTCGCAGCGCTGGATACGTTGCCGCCCAAGGATTTGCTGGCCGTCATCCGCGAATACGACACCTCGAAAGAATCTGTCGTCAACTTGCTGGTAACGCCGGAGCAATTTGCCCGTGCAGTCGTCATGGAACGTTTGTATGGTGACCATACGCATGTCCGTCTGCGCGGCATGATCAACGCGGTGCTGTTCCGTGACGACACGCAAACCGGTGATTTCATCGAGGCCATTGGCGATGTCGACGGCGGCTGCGAAGCGTTGATCGATTACCTGTCGGACCGGGACGAAGAAGTCGTGCATTTCGTGACTTACGACACGTTCAACGTCAACCGCACGGAAGAGCGCGATGTGGTCGAAAAATCCGAAATCAGCGACCGCGACTGGAAAGAGCTGGCCTGGCTGCTCAAGCACGAGCACGAAGACATGTTCGAACAGATCTGGCCAGCGCTGAAAAAGCAGGTCAAGGAGCGCCAGCGGCGCGAAGCCGAACTGGAACTGCTGGAGCAGAAAAAACTGGAGCCGAAGGCGCGCACGGCGAGTGCGACAGGCGACACGCCGGCAACAGCGCTGGACGATGG from the Collimonas arenae genome contains:
- a CDS encoding DnaJ domain-containing protein — translated: MKDYYAVLGIDSDASTSALKNAYRKKASEFHPDRNTSPSAPAQFREVQEAYDLLSDAVKRQDYDENRRRSLLENPLETAEQIWTTYMNKVLQ